A window of Psychromonas sp. CNPT3 contains these coding sequences:
- a CDS encoding ATP-binding protein codes for MFNGEQFRLMTVAAIDSLVHHANIYKIEGESYRKKQALKSNQEIGQVN; via the coding sequence GTGTTTAATGGCGAGCAGTTCCGCTTGATGACCGTTGCAGCCATAGATAGCCTTGTTCACCATGCAAATATTTATAAAATAGAAGGAGAGAGTTACCGTAAAAAACAAGCGTTAAAATCAAACCAAGAAATCGGCCAAGTTAATTGA
- a CDS encoding lipase family alpha/beta hydrolase: MLVFIPGIMGSRLKNEESSDIVWDPAPGKGWYDSSQMASVKARREKELTQLQSVDDGGVFNLLKHAYNIASDAVDYAVVYVAEIPRKSWRNVSGVVSSMFHYTFLSAKERKAELANDDKEDAFYRKKNFLSVDEGTDKYFCQKTSVPKSQVEEKRTRGWGTVLWGSYGEYLKSLQNNEQLFQNGCTGASFPVYAIGYNWMESNQASGEHIKTKIDEFKETLAKENPDGILKSDIEVILITHSMGGFVARSAVKLSGIESEIAYVIHGAMPTTGCPKTYQQLRTGDQSMAKLVLGINAAEMTAVVGFCQGALELLPNKDYTMADKTTQWLYYNNGEGENKPLPVACGKNIYDFYCQFNRWYSMIQPALLAPEVMADPSKTNQFDEYKKAYIKRIDECENYHQAFKVAGDYHNTTTAIFSTNTDNKALDACVWHGGNKLDANKVESWQVTDHENKSWFGDGTVELVVSKADKKISDSGGRVNSDSYTLGEPQIPGDGTVHMGLGENMPIIVNKEPIDATEDHQNFYNCPKVRTQVNGFIQACIEDLNKKRD; this comes from the coding sequence ATGCTGGTGTTTATTCCCGGCATCATGGGGTCGCGTTTAAAAAATGAAGAGTCGAGTGACATTGTGTGGGACCCCGCCCCTGGAAAGGGCTGGTATGACAGCAGCCAAATGGCCAGTGTTAAGGCTCGGCGCGAAAAAGAATTAACTCAGCTGCAGAGTGTCGACGACGGCGGCGTGTTTAATTTGCTAAAGCACGCCTACAACATCGCCAGTGATGCGGTGGATTATGCCGTGGTTTATGTGGCTGAAATACCGAGGAAAAGTTGGCGTAATGTCAGTGGTGTTGTCAGCTCGATGTTCCATTATACTTTCTTATCGGCCAAAGAACGTAAAGCAGAGCTGGCCAATGACGATAAGGAAGATGCCTTTTACCGTAAAAAAAATTTTTTGTCGGTGGATGAAGGCACGGATAAGTATTTTTGCCAGAAGACCTCAGTGCCTAAATCTCAAGTTGAAGAAAAACGAACACGTGGTTGGGGCACTGTGCTGTGGGGCAGTTATGGTGAATATCTAAAATCGTTGCAAAACAACGAACAGTTGTTTCAAAACGGTTGCACGGGCGCGTCGTTTCCGGTGTACGCCATAGGTTACAACTGGATGGAAAGTAATCAAGCGTCAGGAGAGCACATTAAAACAAAAATCGACGAGTTTAAGGAGACGCTCGCCAAGGAAAACCCGGATGGTATCCTCAAAAGTGACATAGAAGTGATATTAATTACCCATTCCATGGGTGGTTTTGTAGCGCGCTCGGCGGTGAAACTCTCGGGAATAGAAAGCGAAATTGCGTATGTGATCCACGGCGCAATGCCAACAACAGGGTGCCCTAAAACCTACCAGCAATTAAGAACCGGAGACCAAAGCATGGCCAAACTGGTTTTAGGTATTAATGCGGCTGAAATGACCGCTGTGGTTGGTTTTTGCCAAGGAGCACTGGAGCTGTTGCCGAATAAAGATTACACCATGGCAGATAAAACCACGCAATGGTTATATTACAACAATGGCGAAGGCGAAAATAAGCCGCTACCAGTGGCGTGTGGTAAGAATATTTATGATTTTTATTGCCAGTTCAATCGCTGGTACTCCATGATCCAACCCGCGTTATTGGCCCCAGAAGTGATGGCAGATCCGTCAAAAACAAACCAGTTTGATGAATATAAAAAAGCTTATATCAAAAGAATCGATGAATGCGAAAATTACCACCAAGCCTTTAAAGTCGCGGGTGATTATCATAACACCACCACGGCCATTTTCAGTACCAACACAGATAATAAAGCGCTCGACGCTTGTGTTTGGCATGGCGGTAATAAGCTCGACGCCAACAAAGTCGAAAGTTGGCAGGTCACCGACCATGAAAACAAGAGCTGGTTTGGTGATGGCACCGTTGAGCTCGTGGTCAGTAAAGCCGATAAAAAAATAAGTGACAGCGGTGGACGGGTTAATTCAGACTCCTACACTTTAGGAGAACCACAAATACCGGGGGATGGCACGGTGCATATGGGCCTTGGAGAGAATATGCCGATAATAGTAAACAAAGAGCCCATAGACGCCACAGAAGATCACCAAAATTTTTATAATTGCCCCAAAGTGCGCACTCAAGTTAACGGATTCATTCAAGCTTGTATCGAAGATTTAAATAAAAAGCGAGATTAA
- a CDS encoding PAAR domain-containing protein, which yields MTTNFIRKGDKTTTGGVVLEGSSGMSILGSGSTTVGMIASCPVCKIGKGAIVAVQTSNIIINGAQSALDGDIVSCGCPYGSNKVIASNNAVSLSFDAPTMTPNNSATSITQKINAMYGDVAKTF from the coding sequence ATGACTACAAATTTTATTCGCAAGGGCGATAAAACAACAACGGGAGGCGTTGTTTTAGAAGGTTCCAGTGGAATGTCTATTTTAGGTAGTGGCTCCACGACCGTTGGCATGATAGCCAGTTGCCCTGTTTGTAAGATTGGCAAGGGAGCGATTGTGGCGGTGCAAACCAGTAATATCATCATTAATGGTGCTCAGTCTGCATTGGATGGGGATATTGTCTCTTGCGGTTGTCCTTATGGTAGCAATAAAGTCATAGCCTCAAATAATGCTGTGAGCTTATCTTTTGATGCTCCAACAATGACTCCAAATAATTCAGCCACCTCTATTACGCAGAAGATTAATGCTATGTATGGAGATGTAGCGAAAACATTTTAA
- a CDS encoding lipase family alpha/beta hydrolase produces MACNTECGCKPAVIMLVFIPGIMGSRLKNTKTGDSIWDPMAGGGFHESSAMASVKEKRKQELVQMQSLDDDSVFEGLSKWFSRNVDFKVSFAYATEIVPQVARKLWRIPRIKDWVFSGPKGRKKLISNEYKKDAYGRQDDLTSVDEGDEDYFKMYTSVSSQQIAEKTFRGWGSVLWASYGGFLKWLQGCEWDFKADYPGSSFPVYAVGYNWMLSNRVAGDRIKDKIHGFVAEAVSEGADKNNIKIILITHSMGGFAARSAVILSGLKDEIELVIHGAMPTDGAPQLYQEFRAGSTGASKLVLGKNAADTTAVAGFCQGGLELLPNHAYKMKSDSEMKCGKASHEWLYYNNGVGANKLLPVEYGDKIYDFYRHFDRWYSMVQPALLAPEMKAEELTKDKLGKYVLEFNKRIEDCKEYHKALAGDYFSTTIVLYSTSDKSHDCSVWHGGNNLGEQPVESWKTISNENNDWFFGDGTVTLMASDAEIKRARQIKQRQREALVSHQFMPPMTVAVEKYTLGAKLVDGDGTVNAGAGEGLPIDKVRAIAIEATEEHQDFYNCPKVRTLVVDQIKAALPDIHDKITRC; encoded by the coding sequence ATGGCGTGTAATACAGAGTGTGGGTGCAAGCCCGCGGTAATTATGCTGGTGTTTATTCCCGGTATCATGGGATCGCGTTTAAAAAACACCAAAACTGGGGATTCCATATGGGACCCAATGGCCGGAGGTGGTTTTCATGAATCGAGTGCGATGGCAAGCGTGAAAGAAAAACGAAAACAAGAATTGGTTCAAATGCAAAGTTTAGACGATGACAGCGTGTTTGAGGGGCTATCAAAGTGGTTTTCTCGTAATGTAGACTTCAAGGTGAGTTTTGCTTATGCGACAGAAATAGTGCCCCAGGTGGCCCGTAAATTATGGAGGATCCCTCGCATTAAAGACTGGGTTTTTTCCGGGCCAAAAGGACGTAAAAAATTAATCTCAAATGAGTATAAAAAAGATGCCTATGGCCGTCAAGACGATTTAACCTCGGTGGATGAAGGCGATGAAGATTATTTTAAAATGTATACCTCGGTGTCATCTCAGCAAATAGCAGAGAAGACGTTTCGAGGTTGGGGCAGTGTACTGTGGGCAAGTTACGGTGGATTTCTTAAGTGGCTACAGGGCTGTGAATGGGATTTTAAAGCCGACTATCCGGGTTCGTCGTTTCCAGTGTATGCCGTTGGCTATAACTGGATGTTAAGTAATCGTGTGGCCGGCGATCGCATTAAGGACAAAATACATGGGTTTGTTGCGGAGGCGGTTTCCGAAGGCGCGGATAAAAATAACATTAAAATCATTTTAATTACCCACTCCATGGGCGGTTTTGCCGCGCGTTCGGCGGTGATACTTTCGGGATTAAAAGATGAAATAGAGCTGGTGATCCACGGCGCAATGCCGACCGATGGTGCGCCGCAACTCTACCAAGAGTTTCGTGCGGGCTCTACGGGCGCCTCTAAATTGGTGCTGGGTAAAAACGCGGCAGACACCACAGCGGTTGCGGGGTTTTGCCAAGGTGGGTTGGAACTTTTGCCTAATCATGCCTATAAAATGAAGAGCGACTCAGAGATGAAATGCGGTAAAGCAAGTCATGAATGGTTGTATTACAATAATGGAGTCGGAGCGAATAAATTATTGCCGGTGGAATATGGCGACAAAATTTATGATTTTTATCGGCACTTTGATCGCTGGTATTCCATGGTGCAACCGGCTTTACTGGCCCCCGAAATGAAAGCGGAAGAGCTCACGAAGGATAAGTTAGGGAAGTATGTATTAGAGTTCAATAAACGAATTGAAGATTGCAAAGAGTATCATAAAGCCTTAGCGGGAGATTATTTTTCCACCACCATTGTGCTTTATAGCACCAGCGATAAATCTCACGATTGCAGTGTGTGGCATGGGGGCAATAACTTGGGCGAACAGCCCGTCGAAAGTTGGAAAACCATTAGCAACGAAAACAACGATTGGTTTTTTGGTGACGGCACCGTAACATTAATGGCCAGTGACGCTGAAATAAAGCGCGCTAGGCAAATAAAACAACGACAACGCGAAGCCTTGGTGAGTCATCAATTCATGCCTCCAATGACGGTAGCGGTAGAGAAATATACTTTAGGCGCTAAGTTAGTCGATGGCGATGGCACGGTAAACGCCGGCGCGGGAGAAGGCCTGCCAATAGATAAGGTTCGCGCTATTGCAATTGAGGCGACCGAGGAACACCAAGATTTTTATAATTGCCCAAAAGTTCGAACATTAGTGGTAGACCAAATTAAAGCAGCGCTACCTGACATTCACGACAAAATAACAAGGTGCTAA
- a CDS encoding lipase family alpha/beta hydrolase — MACNTECGCKPAVIMLVFIPGIMGSRLKNTETGDSIWDPTAGGGFHESSAMASAKEKRKQELVQMQSLDDDSVFEGLSKWFSRNVDFKVSFAYATEIVPQVARKLWRIPRIKDWVFSGPKGRKKLISNEDEKDAYGRQEDLTSVDEGTEAYFKMYTSVSSQQIAEKTFRGWGSVLWASYGGFLKWLQGCEWDFKADYPGSSFPVYAVGYNWMLSNRVAGDRIKDKIHGFVAEAVSEGADKNNIKIILITHSMGGFAARSAVILSGLKDEIELVIHGAMPTDGAPQLYQEFRTGSTGASKLVLGKNAADTTAVAGFCQGGLELLPNHAYKMKSDSEMKCGKASHEWLYYNNGVGANKLLPVEYGDKIYDFYRHFDRWYSMVQPALLAPEMKAEELTKDKLDFYTEEFNKRIDDCKEYHKALAGDYFPTTIVLYSTSDKSHDCSVWQGGNNLDEQPVESWKTISNENNDWFFGDGTVTLMASDAEIKRARQIKQRQREALVSHQFMPPMTVAVEKYTLGAKLVDGDGTVNAGAGEGLPIDKVRAIAIEATEEHQDFYNCPKVRTLVVDQIKAALPDIHDKITRC; from the coding sequence ATGGCGTGTAATACAGAGTGTGGGTGCAAGCCCGCGGTAATTATGCTGGTGTTTATTCCCGGTATCATGGGGTCGCGTTTAAAAAATACCGAAACAGGGGATTCCATATGGGACCCAACGGCCGGAGGTGGTTTTCATGAATCGAGTGCGATGGCAAGCGCGAAAGAAAAACGAAAACAAGAATTGGTTCAAATGCAAAGTTTAGACGATGACAGCGTGTTTGAGGGGCTATCAAAGTGGTTTTCTCGTAATGTAGACTTCAAGGTGAGTTTTGCTTATGCGACAGAAATAGTGCCCCAGGTGGCCCGTAAATTATGGAGGATCCCTCGCATTAAAGACTGGGTTTTTTCCGGGCCAAAAGGACGTAAAAAATTAATCTCAAATGAGGATGAAAAAGATGCCTATGGCCGTCAAGAAGATTTAACCTCGGTGGATGAAGGCACGGAAGCTTATTTTAAAATGTATACCTCGGTGTCATCTCAGCAAATAGCAGAGAAGACGTTTCGAGGTTGGGGCAGTGTACTGTGGGCAAGTTACGGTGGATTTCTTAAGTGGCTACAGGGCTGTGAATGGGATTTTAAAGCCGACTACCCGGGTTCGTCGTTTCCAGTGTATGCCGTTGGCTATAACTGGATGTTAAGTAATCGTGTGGCCGGCGATCGCATTAAGGACAAAATACATGGGTTTGTTGCGGAGGCGGTTTCCGAAGGCGCGGATAAAAATAACATTAAAATCATTTTAATTACCCACTCCATGGGCGGTTTTGCCGCGCGTTCGGCGGTGATACTTTCGGGATTAAAAGATGAAATAGAGCTGGTGATCCACGGCGCAATGCCGACCGATGGTGCGCCGCAACTCTACCAAGAGTTTCGTACGGGCTCTACGGGCGCCTCTAAATTGGTGCTGGGTAAAAACGCGGCAGACACCACAGCGGTTGCGGGGTTTTGCCAAGGTGGGTTGGAACTTTTGCCTAATCATGCCTATAAAATGAAGAGCGACTCAGAGATGAAATGCGGTAAAGCAAGTCATGAATGGTTGTATTACAATAATGGAGTCGGAGCGAATAAATTATTGCCGGTGGAATATGGCGACAAAATTTATGATTTTTATCGGCACTTTGATCGCTGGTATTCCATGGTGCAACCGGCTTTACTGGCCCCCGAAATGAAAGCGGAAGAGCTCACGAAGGATAAGTTGGATTTCTATACAGAAGAGTTCAATAAGCGAATTGACGATTGCAAAGAGTATCATAAAGCCTTAGCGGGAGATTATTTTCCCACCACCATTGTGCTTTATAGCACCAGCGATAAATCTCACGATTGCAGTGTGTGGCAGGGGGGCAATAACTTGGACGAACAGCCCGTCGAAAGTTGGAAAACCATTAGCAACGAAAACAACGATTGGTTTTTTGGTGACGGCACCGTAACATTAATGGCCAGTGACGCCGAAATAAAGCGCGCTAGGCAAATAAAACAACGACAACGCGAAGCCTTGGTGAGTCATCAATTCATGCCTCCAATGACGGTAGCGGTAGAGAAATATACTTTAGGCGCTAAGTTAGTCGATGGCGATGGCACGGTAAACGCCGGCGCGGGAGAAGGCCTGCCAATAGATAAGGTTCGCGCTATTGCAATTGAGGCGACCGAGGAACACCAAGATTTTTATAATTGCCCAAAAGTTCGAACATTAGTGGTAGACCAAATTAAAGCGGCGCTACCTGACATTCACGACAAAATAACAAGGTGCTAA
- a CDS encoding DUF4123 domain-containing protein, whose product MFGATQQEKQNRLASLQALQPQWLLIDGASCPEPLAYAKGISMEHDSVFNVSDQHLADNGPWLIAVNNNVDLMRHCLTADPQGYGCLWFDSTLTKSALIGQWQQRIYAELPDGTETRFRSYDPRVCHFYLNGSTLERQAEFLAPFERFFYADLNPYFVALRWPCWQAKTPEQYQQQFLDIAEVNT is encoded by the coding sequence ATGTTTGGAGCTACACAGCAAGAAAAACAAAATCGCTTGGCGTCATTGCAAGCATTGCAACCCCAGTGGTTGCTTATTGATGGCGCCTCATGCCCCGAGCCACTCGCTTACGCAAAAGGCATAAGTATGGAGCACGACAGCGTATTTAATGTAAGCGATCAACATTTGGCCGACAACGGCCCTTGGTTGATCGCCGTAAACAATAACGTGGATTTAATGCGCCATTGTTTAACGGCCGATCCCCAAGGTTATGGGTGTTTGTGGTTTGACTCTACATTAACCAAATCGGCCTTAATTGGCCAATGGCAACAACGCATTTATGCCGAGTTACCCGATGGCACCGAAACGCGCTTTCGCAGCTACGATCCCCGAGTGTGCCATTTTTATTTAAACGGCAGCACTCTCGAGCGCCAAGCGGAATTTTTAGCGCCGTTCGAACGTTTTTTTTACGCCGATTTAAACCCTTATTTTGTCGCGTTGCGGTGGCCATGTTGGCAGGCGAAAACACCAGAGCAATACCAGCAACAATTTTTGGACATCGCCGAGGTTAATACATGA
- the tssI gene encoding type VI secretion system Vgr family protein — translation MATGLQFTLSVGDIDNLSVLKFTGEEALSSTYQYDLQLASRDARISAEQVVDQVVLLSIFQDGIVQQRIHGIACSFERGDTGHHHTYYSLTLVPALHRLSLRHNSRIFQQKSVPEIISCLLVEMGIDDFAFSLSGTSQKREYCVQYRETDLDFIQRLGAEEGIFYHFTHSVDKHTLIFSNDSQVLSTLKEPVLYNALSSGVSKRPFVRSFSQKMQMQPSYASLKDHSFKKPAYSFLHQQQGIEMAYQRPSYEHYDHPGRYKDDINGKAFTRVRIEQLRRDSNVATAESNVPQLLSGLKFELQDHPETAINRDWLLVSLTHVGTQPQALEESGGEGMTTYNNTFVAIPGHRQWRSVSEHKPRVDGPQIAMVVGPAGEEIFCDEFGRVKIHFPWDRYNNTDENASCWVRVSQGWAGGQYGMMALPRIGHEVIVSFLEGDPDQPIITGRSYHAANLPPYGLPGNKTKTVLRTQTHKGTGFNELSFEDENDQELIYLHAEKDHHEDINHDQKLTVGNDRNKHIGRDQRLKVEQDESNEIGRDQRHKIGQDQHVEIGQDKKTVVGRHYRLEVKDRRHEFSRANHDLEVDGHYTQKVQGKTIFESAESVLIHTKELTLNGSKKIVIQGPSGKITIDSSGVTIDAPIIKLNGKVIVATGSVSPITSLKSATNTGNAFVDECKDCGE, via the coding sequence ATGGCAACAGGACTACAGTTCACGTTAAGTGTTGGCGATATTGATAACTTAAGTGTACTTAAATTTACAGGTGAAGAAGCGCTCTCATCAACCTATCAATATGACCTTCAGCTTGCCAGTCGTGATGCGCGTATTAGCGCTGAGCAGGTAGTTGATCAAGTGGTGCTGTTAAGCATATTTCAAGATGGTATCGTGCAACAGCGTATTCATGGCATTGCTTGCTCATTTGAGCGAGGCGATACAGGGCATCATCATACATATTACAGCCTTACGTTAGTACCTGCCTTACACCGCTTATCTTTACGTCATAATAGCCGGATTTTTCAACAAAAATCGGTGCCTGAGATTATCTCTTGTTTATTGGTTGAAATGGGCATTGATGATTTTGCATTTTCACTCTCAGGTACGTCTCAAAAACGCGAATATTGTGTGCAGTACAGAGAAACAGATCTCGATTTTATCCAGCGTTTAGGCGCTGAAGAGGGCATTTTTTATCACTTTACGCATAGCGTAGACAAGCACACGTTGATATTTAGTAATGACAGCCAAGTGCTCAGCACCTTAAAAGAGCCTGTGCTTTACAACGCATTAAGTAGTGGCGTTAGTAAGCGTCCTTTTGTGCGCTCTTTTTCTCAAAAAATGCAGATGCAACCTAGCTATGCGAGCCTTAAAGATCACAGTTTTAAAAAGCCTGCCTACAGTTTTTTACATCAGCAACAAGGGATTGAGATGGCGTATCAGCGCCCAAGTTATGAACATTATGATCACCCCGGTCGCTATAAAGATGACATTAATGGTAAAGCATTTACGCGTGTTCGTATCGAGCAATTACGCCGTGATTCAAATGTGGCCACGGCTGAAAGTAACGTGCCTCAATTACTCTCAGGTTTGAAGTTTGAATTACAAGATCATCCCGAGACCGCCATCAATCGTGATTGGTTATTGGTGTCGCTCACTCATGTGGGCACGCAGCCACAAGCGCTTGAAGAGTCAGGTGGCGAGGGCATGACCACTTACAATAATACCTTTGTGGCTATCCCCGGACATCGCCAATGGCGCAGCGTAAGTGAACATAAACCTCGCGTTGATGGGCCGCAAATTGCCATGGTGGTAGGGCCGGCAGGAGAAGAGATTTTTTGTGATGAATTTGGACGGGTTAAAATTCACTTTCCATGGGATCGCTATAACAACACCGACGAAAATGCCAGTTGCTGGGTACGCGTAAGCCAAGGTTGGGCGGGTGGCCAGTACGGCATGATGGCACTGCCACGCATTGGTCATGAAGTGATTGTGAGCTTTTTAGAGGGCGATCCCGACCAACCCATTATTACGGGGCGCAGTTACCATGCTGCTAACTTGCCACCTTATGGCTTGCCGGGAAACAAAACCAAAACAGTGTTACGTACCCAAACACATAAAGGCACGGGCTTTAATGAATTGAGCTTTGAAGATGAAAATGATCAGGAATTAATTTATCTCCATGCGGAAAAAGACCATCACGAAGATATTAACCACGATCAAAAATTAACCGTCGGCAATGACCGAAATAAACACATTGGTCGAGATCAACGTTTAAAAGTAGAGCAAGACGAGTCGAACGAAATTGGTCGCGACCAACGTCATAAAATTGGTCAAGACCAACACGTTGAAATTGGTCAAGATAAAAAAACAGTGGTGGGACGCCATTATCGACTCGAAGTAAAAGATCGCCGTCATGAATTTTCACGCGCCAATCATGATCTGGAAGTCGACGGTCACTATACGCAAAAAGTACAAGGTAAAACGATATTCGAATCCGCTGAAAGCGTTCTTATTCACACCAAAGAACTCACCTTAAACGGCTCTAAAAAAATAGTGATTCAAGGGCCGTCAGGAAAAATAACCATTGATTCTTCAGGCGTTACTATCGACGCACCAATAATCAAACTCAACGGTAAAGTGATTGTGGCCACGGGCAGTGTGTCTCCAATAACGTCGTTAAAAAGTGCCACAAACACCGGTAATGCTTTTGTGGATGAATGCAAAGATTGTGGGGAATAA
- a CDS encoding type VI secretion system ImpA family N-terminal domain-containing protein, whose amino-acid sequence MSKLYFSDTSQFKLVLDEAQLRGSALYEQIRNEINRRFRPFSGGPDWEKIRILCERVGASEGVDLLVSIYYTVAAVKTQGLLGLANGLELQVAVNNAFLASSEFPAQRRVELYTWMISRVAPEIRILKASPEQLRELYRCERACQRLYAMLEKHQPDHVPDIESIAFLVFEHIDQLETHRISHLIEKSNIVKTKQKNKTHCMLSFSIGIIVAVLLMISFTHIGVNVLLITE is encoded by the coding sequence GTGAGTAAGTTGTATTTTTCTGATACAAGCCAATTTAAATTGGTATTAGATGAAGCTCAGTTACGTGGATCCGCGTTATATGAACAAATCCGTAATGAGATAAATCGTCGTTTTAGGCCTTTTTCTGGAGGGCCTGATTGGGAAAAAATACGTATTTTGTGTGAGCGTGTTGGGGCAAGTGAAGGCGTTGATCTACTGGTTTCTATTTATTATACCGTAGCAGCGGTTAAAACGCAGGGTTTACTAGGCTTAGCAAATGGTTTAGAGCTACAAGTTGCGGTCAATAATGCGTTTTTAGCCTCGTCAGAGTTTCCTGCGCAACGACGCGTTGAATTATATACGTGGATGATTTCGCGAGTGGCACCGGAGATCCGCATCTTAAAGGCGAGTCCAGAACAATTGCGAGAGCTTTATCGTTGTGAGCGTGCATGTCAACGTTTATATGCCATGTTAGAGAAACATCAACCCGATCATGTACCCGATATAGAGTCAATTGCTTTTCTTGTTTTTGAGCATATTGATCAATTAGAAACACATCGCATTAGTCATCTGATAGAGAAGAGCAATATTGTTAAAACAAAGCAAAAAAATAAAACGCATTGTATGCTCAGTTTTTCTATCGGCATCATCGTCGCGGTGTTGTTGATGATAAGTTTTACGCATATAGGTGTGAATGTTTTATTAATAACTGAATAG